The proteins below come from a single Deltaproteobacteria bacterium genomic window:
- a CDS encoding GAF domain-containing protein, with translation MLSVAPPERYRVVALIGEGGAGAVYEVLDERTGERLAMKVMPRRRGLANLRGEFLSLARLSHDNIVRVHDYGLTRDGHDYYTMDLVVGPRLTDACPSASSPAFFAIAGGVLQALAFLHARGMVHADIKPSNILVDGDALARDPRRAPKLADFGLAARLSDPRASAARGTFPYAAPEVYAGRLDARSDLYALGVVLYELATGILPWRGDDVPTILAAQRAGPPEDPREASPDIPPGLANLLLALLDPSPGARPQTADEVLERINDIAGTDFATGDHTPLVDLGATLVGRERDVARLGELLDRAESGEGAAVLVSGEEGIGKSRLLAELQLEAQLRGYATYAVSLAAGTGRPYAAVTELVNALLADSGATAEDVPALAPLFADRADAEAADPRARYALAEAIAAVVIDAAKQQPIAILVDDVQEADVGAFELLAYVARAVGSHRAVVAWAVRRTLDSAPMLRAVGQPAAATTAAAGDLIARATALFDRIPHGHRIDLPPLDGHSLRAMVTATFGPEIGRALASDLHRATGGNPAHAASALRSLVSTGVLARRRGAWVIARDISSIPIPPSAISAAVARARALPPDARRTLEVAAVLGERFRADVLAELVGVDDVTDALVDAATARLIGADIGAGWFYFAHRNIGAALYRELPASDRTELHRRAAAALERLAAAGEAIPADVLAPHYVAIGDRQRGAVWSARAGDQREAVRDLHGAVQWYEQARILTDDPTAAAELDERLGNLRALLGDAERACADLQRAHAARTDDPAARVRIARRLGELLSRRGDGEQAVSVLQSALAEARTHRMQRDEALCQYALGRVLMYRSDYAAATEHAVAGHVIARSLGDRATSARIGKLRATIAVYQGDAKRALDDLTAALDDAEAAGDPLVLADVHFGIGRAAIHDGDYTRAIDAYERAIPVFERAGYIGKLARCINNLGAAYYFQGQWAKCRERWEQFRDLCLRLDEQAELVNALNNLGLLYRDLGEFDAALATFDRGAELARQVGYEHIAAMIEGNRGDILFRQADLAGARELYERALSRFRALGAAEDVVEQLRRICEVDVAQGRLAEALDRAIDAIRQAQDVRTRIEEGNLHRVAASALRAQGDYESARWFCARARDILDSLGARFEVAKCDLEAGEIEAAAKRPDEATALLKRAVETFADMGARWHLARARSRLKALSDGGQRTPGAHGRADVLFHVLHMAGRVPLDELLGLVLDKILEVTRFDRGFILLLDRDGRPRERLRRIRGQDVQEFGRDDAAFSGSIVRRVAASGEPIAVTDIADNIDLRDQESIVMLGLRQVMCAPMMSRGRTFGIVYVDSRALPHEARDADLPLLEALAAQASIAIENARLVEEERRKTELMSILAHEIRNPLSGILGFSSPSAVEAMQLDELPGLLEHIHRDAQRLKRLLDNVLELARHERGETDWSMEPFDLAPLLDDVCANFRAGADNRSVRIEVDATSPCMALGNPDRIFQVVTNLVANAVKFSPDGGVIHVRARTEAVRAGDPDAPPAPPSDLSAWGPTADADVVRDYVRVDVSDEGPGMTEEVRARMFEKFAQGDKKRGKGIGLGLYISREIIDRHGGSIWVDSEPGRGSTFSFRIPAATSL, from the coding sequence ATGCTGTCCGTCGCCCCACCCGAACGCTATCGAGTGGTCGCGCTCATTGGGGAGGGCGGCGCCGGCGCGGTCTACGAGGTTCTGGACGAACGAACCGGCGAACGCCTGGCGATGAAGGTCATGCCGCGCCGGCGCGGTCTGGCGAACCTCCGCGGCGAGTTCTTGTCCCTGGCGCGCCTGTCGCACGACAACATCGTTCGCGTACACGACTACGGGCTCACCCGCGACGGCCACGACTACTACACGATGGATCTCGTCGTCGGGCCACGGCTCACCGACGCATGCCCGAGCGCGAGTTCACCCGCGTTCTTCGCGATCGCCGGCGGGGTCTTGCAGGCGCTCGCATTTTTGCACGCCCGCGGCATGGTGCACGCGGACATCAAGCCATCCAACATCCTCGTCGATGGCGACGCGCTCGCCCGCGATCCGCGGCGCGCGCCGAAGCTCGCCGACTTCGGACTCGCCGCGCGCCTGTCGGATCCGCGTGCATCGGCGGCGCGCGGTACGTTCCCCTACGCGGCACCGGAAGTGTACGCCGGCCGGCTCGACGCGCGCTCCGACCTGTACGCGCTCGGAGTCGTGCTGTACGAGCTGGCGACCGGGATCCTGCCGTGGCGCGGCGACGACGTGCCGACGATTCTGGCGGCCCAGCGGGCAGGACCGCCGGAAGACCCGCGCGAAGCGTCACCCGACATTCCGCCCGGCCTTGCGAACCTGCTACTCGCGCTGCTCGACCCGTCGCCCGGCGCACGACCGCAGACCGCCGACGAAGTCCTCGAACGCATCAACGACATCGCGGGGACCGACTTCGCCACCGGCGACCACACGCCACTGGTCGATCTCGGCGCGACGCTCGTCGGCCGCGAACGCGACGTCGCCCGCCTCGGCGAACTCCTCGATCGCGCCGAGTCCGGCGAGGGCGCCGCCGTGCTCGTGTCCGGCGAAGAGGGGATCGGCAAGTCGCGCCTGCTCGCAGAACTGCAGCTCGAAGCGCAGCTACGGGGCTACGCGACCTACGCCGTATCGCTCGCGGCGGGCACCGGCCGGCCCTATGCCGCCGTCACCGAACTCGTCAACGCCCTGCTCGCCGACAGCGGGGCAACCGCCGAGGATGTGCCTGCGCTGGCGCCGCTGTTCGCCGACCGGGCCGACGCGGAGGCGGCCGACCCGCGCGCCCGCTATGCGCTAGCCGAGGCGATCGCGGCGGTCGTGATCGACGCCGCCAAGCAGCAGCCCATCGCGATCCTCGTCGACGACGTGCAGGAAGCCGACGTCGGTGCGTTCGAGCTGCTCGCCTACGTAGCGCGCGCGGTTGGCAGCCACCGCGCCGTCGTCGCGTGGGCCGTGCGGCGGACGCTCGACAGCGCGCCGATGCTGCGCGCCGTCGGTCAGCCCGCCGCCGCGACGACCGCCGCGGCCGGCGACCTGATCGCGCGCGCCACCGCGCTGTTCGACCGCATTCCACACGGGCACCGCATCGATCTGCCCCCGCTGGACGGGCACAGTCTGCGCGCGATGGTGACCGCGACGTTCGGCCCGGAGATCGGCCGCGCGCTCGCGTCCGATCTACACCGCGCCACCGGCGGCAACCCCGCGCACGCCGCGTCCGCGCTGCGGTCGCTGGTGTCGACGGGCGTGCTTGCGCGGCGGCGCGGCGCGTGGGTGATCGCGCGCGACATCTCATCCATCCCGATCCCGCCGAGCGCGATCTCTGCGGCCGTCGCGCGCGCCCGCGCGCTGCCGCCGGACGCGCGTCGAACGCTCGAGGTCGCGGCGGTGCTCGGCGAACGGTTTCGCGCCGACGTGCTGGCCGAGTTGGTCGGCGTCGACGACGTCACGGACGCGCTCGTCGACGCCGCGACGGCGCGGCTGATCGGCGCCGACATCGGCGCCGGCTGGTTCTATTTCGCCCACCGCAACATCGGCGCCGCGCTGTATCGCGAGCTGCCGGCCAGCGATCGCACCGAGCTGCATCGGCGCGCAGCCGCCGCGCTGGAACGCCTCGCCGCCGCGGGTGAAGCGATCCCCGCCGACGTCCTGGCCCCGCACTACGTCGCCATCGGCGACCGGCAGCGCGGCGCGGTGTGGAGCGCGCGCGCGGGCGACCAACGCGAGGCCGTTCGCGATCTGCACGGCGCCGTACAGTGGTACGAGCAAGCCCGCATCCTCACCGACGATCCGACCGCCGCCGCCGAACTCGACGAACGGCTCGGCAATTTGCGCGCCTTGCTCGGCGACGCCGAGCGCGCGTGCGCCGACCTTCAGCGCGCTCACGCTGCGCGCACCGACGATCCGGCCGCCCGGGTTCGCATCGCGCGGCGCCTCGGCGAGCTGCTCAGCCGTCGCGGCGACGGCGAGCAAGCGGTCAGCGTGCTGCAATCCGCGCTCGCAGAGGCACGGACGCACCGGATGCAGCGCGACGAGGCGCTGTGCCAGTACGCCCTCGGCCGCGTGCTGATGTATCGGTCCGACTACGCTGCGGCTACGGAGCACGCCGTGGCCGGCCACGTGATCGCTCGATCACTCGGCGACCGCGCCACGTCGGCGCGCATCGGCAAGCTGCGCGCAACGATCGCCGTGTACCAGGGGGACGCCAAACGCGCACTGGACGATCTCACCGCCGCGCTCGACGACGCGGAGGCGGCCGGCGACCCGCTCGTGCTGGCCGACGTTCACTTCGGCATCGGTCGCGCCGCGATCCACGACGGCGACTACACGCGGGCCATCGACGCGTACGAACGCGCCATTCCCGTGTTTGAACGAGCCGGCTACATCGGCAAACTGGCCAGGTGTATCAACAACCTGGGTGCGGCGTATTACTTCCAGGGGCAGTGGGCCAAGTGTCGCGAACGCTGGGAACAGTTTCGCGACTTGTGCCTGCGACTTGACGAGCAAGCGGAGCTGGTCAACGCCCTCAACAATCTCGGCCTGCTGTACCGCGATCTGGGCGAGTTCGACGCGGCGCTTGCGACCTTCGACCGCGGTGCAGAGCTTGCACGTCAGGTCGGTTACGAGCACATCGCCGCGATGATCGAGGGCAACCGTGGCGATATCTTGTTCCGCCAGGCCGACCTCGCCGGCGCACGCGAGCTGTACGAGCGCGCGCTGTCGCGGTTTCGCGCGCTCGGCGCCGCGGAGGACGTCGTCGAGCAGTTGCGCCGGATCTGCGAAGTCGACGTCGCGCAGGGCCGGCTCGCCGAGGCACTCGACCGCGCCATCGACGCGATCCGCCAGGCACAGGACGTGCGCACGCGCATCGAGGAGGGCAACCTGCATCGAGTCGCCGCGAGCGCGCTGCGCGCGCAGGGCGACTACGAATCGGCGCGGTGGTTCTGTGCGCGCGCGAGGGACATCCTCGACTCGCTCGGCGCCCGCTTCGAGGTGGCGAAATGCGACCTCGAAGCGGGGGAGATCGAGGCGGCCGCCAAACGGCCGGACGAGGCGACCGCATTGCTCAAGCGCGCGGTCGAGACCTTCGCCGACATGGGCGCGCGTTGGCACCTTGCGCGCGCGCGCAGTCGGCTCAAAGCACTGTCCGACGGGGGGCAACGGACGCCCGGCGCCCACGGTCGGGCGGACGTGCTGTTCCACGTTCTGCACATGGCCGGCCGCGTGCCGCTCGACGAACTGCTCGGCCTCGTGCTCGACAAGATTCTCGAAGTCACGCGCTTCGACCGCGGATTCATCTTGCTGCTCGACCGCGACGGACGACCGCGCGAACGGCTGCGGCGCATCCGCGGCCAAGACGTACAAGAGTTCGGGCGCGACGATGCGGCGTTCTCCGGGTCGATCGTGCGACGCGTCGCCGCCAGCGGCGAGCCAATCGCCGTCACCGACATCGCCGACAACATCGACCTGCGCGACCAGGAGAGCATCGTCATGCTCGGCCTTCGCCAAGTGATGTGCGCGCCAATGATGTCCCGCGGACGTACGTTCGGCATCGTGTACGTCGACAGCCGGGCGCTGCCGCACGAAGCGCGCGACGCCGACCTGCCGCTGCTCGAAGCACTTGCGGCGCAGGCGTCGATCGCGATCGAGAATGCCCGCCTGGTCGAGGAGGAGCGGCGCAAGACCGAGTTGATGAGCATCCTCGCCCACGAGATCCGCAATCCGCTGTCCGGTATCCTCGGGTTTTCCAGCCCTTCCGCGGTGGAGGCGATGCAGCTCGACGAACTTCCCGGCCTATTGGAACACATTCACCGCGACGCCCAGCGACTCAAGCGCCTGCTCGACAACGTTCTCGAACTCGCGCGCCACGAACGCGGCGAGACCGACTGGTCAATGGAACCGTTCGATCTCGCTCCTCTGCTCGACGACGTATGCGCCAACTTTCGCGCCGGTGCCGACAACCGAAGTGTCCGCATCGAAGTCGATGCCACGTCGCCCTGCATGGCGCTCGGCAACCCGGATCGCATCTTCCAGGTGGTGACGAACCTCGTCGCCAATGCGGTGAAGTTTTCACCGGACGGCGGTGTGATCCACGTGCGCGCGCGCACGGAGGCGGTTCGCGCCGGCGATCCCGATGCGCCCCCCGCGCCGCCGTCGGACTTGAGCGCCTGGGGACCGACCGCCGATGCCGATGTCGTGCGCGACTACGTCCGCGTAGACGTTTCCGACGAGGGTCCCGGTATGACGGAGGAAGTGCGCGCGCGGATGTTCGAGAAGTTCGCACAAGGCGACAAAAAGCGCGGCAAGGGAATCGGGCTCGGCTTGTACATTAGCCGCGAGATCATCGACCGGCACGGCGGGTCGATCTGGGTCGACAGCGAACCGGGCCGCGGATCGACGTTTTCGTTCCGCATTCCGGCGGCCACGTCGCTCTGA
- a CDS encoding pyridoxal phosphate-dependent aminotransferase — protein MTLWKLSSRLSRVQPSITMAVTAKAAALRAQGIDVIGFGAGEPDFDTPDHIKDAARRALDEGVAGYTHVAGLASLREAIATELNATHGTDFTADHVIVTTGAKQSLFNLFMCLLDDGDEVIVPAPYWVSYPDMVRLAGGEPVIVPTTASDGFQLDPDAFAAAIGPRTRAVVLNTPSNPTGALYSRDRLEAIAGVAIDRGVLIVSDDIYRSLVYGDAVYASVASLGPEVAAQTILVDGVSKTYAMTGWRIGYTAANPRLIGAMAKLQGQSTSNATHIAQVAALAAITGPREPVEAMRRAFDERRRAMVERLNAIDGVRCTEPLGAFYAFPDLSAFLGRRTPDGTAIEDDVALAAYLVDAGRIAVVPGSGFGAPGYARLSYATSMDHIQRGLDRMAEALGALR, from the coding sequence ATGACCCTGTGGAAACTATCGTCCCGGCTTTCGCGCGTGCAACCATCGATCACGATGGCGGTCACGGCCAAGGCCGCCGCTCTGCGCGCGCAAGGGATCGACGTGATTGGCTTCGGCGCCGGCGAGCCCGACTTCGACACGCCAGACCACATCAAGGACGCCGCACGACGCGCGCTCGACGAGGGCGTCGCCGGTTACACGCACGTCGCCGGCCTGGCGTCGTTGCGCGAAGCGATCGCCACCGAACTGAACGCGACGCACGGCACGGATTTCACGGCTGACCACGTCATCGTGACCACCGGCGCGAAGCAGAGCCTGTTCAACCTGTTCATGTGCCTGCTCGACGACGGCGACGAGGTGATCGTCCCCGCGCCGTACTGGGTGTCGTACCCGGACATGGTCCGCCTTGCGGGCGGCGAACCGGTGATCGTGCCGACGACGGCGTCCGACGGCTTCCAACTGGATCCAGACGCGTTCGCCGCCGCCATCGGGCCGCGCACGCGCGCGGTCGTGCTCAACACCCCGAGCAATCCGACCGGCGCGCTGTACAGCCGCGACCGGCTCGAAGCGATCGCCGGGGTGGCGATCGACCGCGGCGTGCTGATCGTTTCGGACGACATCTACCGATCGCTCGTCTACGGCGATGCCGTGTATGCGTCAGTCGCCAGCCTCGGTCCTGAAGTGGCGGCGCAGACGATCCTCGTCGACGGCGTGTCCAAGACCTACGCGATGACCGGCTGGCGAATCGGCTACACGGCCGCGAACCCGCGTCTGATCGGCGCGATGGCCAAGCTCCAGGGTCAGTCCACGTCCAACGCGACTCACATCGCCCAGGTCGCAGCGCTCGCCGCGATCACCGGGCCGCGCGAGCCCGTTGAAGCGATGCGGCGCGCGTTCGACGAACGCCGGCGCGCGATGGTCGAGCGCCTCAACGCGATCGACGGCGTACGCTGCACAGAACCGCTCGGCGCGTTCTACGCATTCCCCGACCTGTCGGCGTTCCTCGGCCGGCGCACGCCCGACGGCACGGCGATCGAAGACGACGTCGCTCTTGCCGCCTACCTGGTGGACGCCGGCCGAATCGCCGTCGTCCCGGGCAGCGGGTTTGGCGCCCCCGGCTACGCACGTCTGTCGTACGCCACATCGATGGACCACATCCAGCGCGGCCTCGATCGCATGGCCGAGGCGCTCGGAGCCCTTCGCTGA
- a CDS encoding pantetheine-phosphate adenylyltransferase — protein MSTHRHTLAVYPGTFDPITNGHIDILIRSLDLFDRVVVALAGNPRKQPLFDVTERKRFIVESLDDEFRDRIEVDAFDGLLVDYCRRRGATSIVRGLRALADFEYEFQFAHMNRRLAPELDTVFLMTDERNFYVSSSLVKEVASLGGDVSGLVPSAVERALKEKFA, from the coding sequence ATGAGCACGCACCGGCACACCCTCGCGGTCTACCCGGGCACGTTCGACCCGATCACCAACGGGCACATCGATATCCTGATCCGCAGCCTCGATCTATTCGATCGCGTGGTCGTCGCGCTCGCGGGCAACCCGCGCAAGCAACCGCTGTTCGACGTCACCGAGCGCAAGCGGTTCATCGTCGAAAGTCTGGACGACGAGTTCCGCGACCGGATCGAAGTCGACGCATTCGACGGCCTCCTCGTCGACTACTGCCGGCGCCGCGGTGCAACGAGCATCGTGCGGGGCCTTCGCGCGCTCGCCGACTTCGAATACGAGTTTCAGTTCGCCCACATGAATCGCCGCCTCGCGCCGGAACTGGACACCGTGTTCCTGATGACCGACGAGCGCAACTTCTACGTCAGCTCGTCGCTGGTCAAGGAGGTCGCCAGCCTCGGAGGCGACGTATCCGGCCTGGTCCCTAGCGCGGTCGAACGCGCGCTCAAGGAGAAGTTCGCATGA